Genomic segment of Salvia hispanica cultivar TCC Black 2014 chromosome 2, UniMelb_Shisp_WGS_1.0, whole genome shotgun sequence:
CTAAAATCCTAAATTTCCTTTGGACTGTTTTATCATTGGGTCTTATTATTCAAAGTAAGTTTTGTTGAGACAGTCTTCAAGATTGTTTTAAGTTTCTTAGttaatcttttgttttgtCGTGTATATTTCGTTGTTCCCTTTTTCTTCCCCACTTCTTTAACCCTCCCTTAGTCGTGAtcaaccgtgttttctatccttagaaaatgcgggcGTGACAGCATACCTTCTTCTACGGAAAATAGGACCTAAAAGTATATACAGACATATCTATTTGCTCGGGTGGCAGCCACTGCTTAAAAATAAGAAGCCTACTCGTATACTGGTTTCGTATCAAAGCTGCTTAAACAGATAGAGAATGCTTGGAATGCAGAGAGGGGATATCGAAAGTCCATGGTAAATATGTCCTTTCCTATCTTCCCGAATTGTAAGATTACATTCTCTTGTTCTGAAGCTGGAACATTCTCTGATGAGTCCCCGGCAGCTACAAGCTGAAAATTCTTGACCGAAGCCACTGTAACACGTCCTCTGAAGTTGAGACACCAACACTGCAGCTGCTCATGCCATCTCGGAGTTTTGTTCTTCAAAATGAGTGGTTCACCAATGCTGTTGTACGGTTGTTTCGACTTTCCTCTAATAGGGACGTCGGAAGTAGAATCCTGTTTTCTCATTTCGGTAGCTGTCAAGGGACTAAAAGCTTCATCGTGACCACAACCAAATGTCACACTTCCACCTTCCTCAGTTGACGATATTGGAATTGTGTGCATCGTGCAGTTCATCCTTCTTGGTCGCCTTGTGCGGAGAACATTAAGTTGGTAAGCAATAGTTGCAACATTAAAGCTGCAAATAGGTATTCTTGGTGCCACCTTTTTGGGGGAAATTCTTTTCCCCAACCAACGGTGCGATTGGATAGGAGTGTTGCAGGGATGCCGAGAATCGTGAACATAGAATTTGGAGCCAAAAAAGTTGGATCTGGTCACATAAAGTTATAGTTTCAACAAGAGGATTATAATGAGGATAGAAATGAAAGCAAGACACCTTAGTTTGCCTGCATGACAATCACTGGTGTGAGAAAAATCACTTGCTGCAAAAGATATGACAAAATCTGTTTTTGTCGCTCTTTTGATTCGTCTCGCTGCTAACAGAAACTTACTGGCTTCCCCCGAAATAGCTGCATAGATTCAGAAATAGAGAACGCGCATTTTAGGACGAGCCAAGGCCAAGACTCCAACTATGATGAGAACACGCATTTTAGATCATTAAGGTAAGCGAGTTATCTACCTTAGCAAACGGCCCccaattataaaaagaaatcaagACAAGACTAGCATATACATGTAAATCACAACACAAAACATCAATTCATAGATTGTATTCCAAGAGAGAGATGATGATCACTTGCCAGGGGTTAAGCCAAGGTATAGCCTATAAGTCGAGGTTGCCCTTTCCCTTCGGATAAAGCACTGAATCGGAGAATCCCTTGGGCCGGGCTGATACACATtttcaatcaatcaacaaCGATGAAGCAAAGACCACATAGGGAGAAAACTAGCTTACCTGCTTAAGAGACATAGGGAAAGTAAGCAAACCACATTGCTCGGGTGTCCAAACGACCTCTCT
This window contains:
- the LOC125207016 gene encoding tubby-like F-box protein 5; protein product: MAFKGKRGIDEKECGHRSIDLSVQVVEEQSRRASLPPELLLDIIVRVEANQRVWPARRSVVCCAAVCKSWRGVVREVVWTPEQCGLLTFPMSLKQPGPRDSPIQCFIRRERATSTYRLYLGLTPAISGEASKFLLAARRIKRATKTDFVISFAASDFSHTSDCHAGKLRSNFFGSKFYVHDSRHPCNTPIQSHRWLGKRISPKKVAPRIPICSFNVATIAYQLNVLRTRRPRRMNCTMHTIPISSTEEGGSVTFGCGHDEAFSPLTATEMRKQDSTSDVPIRGKSKQPYNSIGEPLILKNKTPRWHEQLQCWCLNFRGRVTVASVKNFQLVAAGDSSENVPASEQENVILQFGKIGKDIFTMDFRYPLSAFQAFSICLSSFDTKPVYE